A genomic segment from Equus przewalskii isolate Varuska chromosome X, EquPr2, whole genome shotgun sequence encodes:
- the LOC103554666 gene encoding putative testis-expressed protein 13C, translating to MAMDYGDHASGFRHNEVIKFINNEVLMNGGSPDFYMAFRSRPWNEVEDQLLAVVVDPQVPSPIKRACAWSALALSVRVAARQQEQQAYRVQRLQAQLEEREVAFWSLSSQLQRLCKEREEVAAELRCTLASVQQAMAERDVLRGRLPQAERSVQIYPLPQEIAGAEQPGAVTWPVDVGMQGMSFSEAQMANQAALLYMPGSSSPWAQAMQPPQQMPVPYPSPFYVPFPVAFPYSSPLPASAVMEAEAAAAAVETAAVAPQRPPPVIYPPVLRAAVGVQEEMAPLCDQRYHVQEAYPENLQGECSLGDSRSHSQEEGPVCPQGMTSLGDIRSHNQEEDPESPQGTAPLRDSRIYSQKECPVMPQTYPLGKSKSHSQEEGVERPKGTSPLEGSRRHRVKKRPKKQQAQGQKAKQPKGKKASESQHQEKLASGCSSVNWDCPCCKAKNFSWRKACYKCKKVRVAVESEGLDPGQTH from the coding sequence ATGGCCATGGACTACGGGGACCACGCCAGCGGGTTCCGCCACAACGAGGTGATCAAGTTCATCAACAATGAAGTCCTCATGAATGGGGGAAGTCCGGATTTCTACATGGCCTTCCGCTCGCGGCCCTGGAATGAGGTAGAGGACCAGCTTCTGGCCGTCGTGGTCGACCCGCAGGTGCCAAGTCCCATCAAGAGGGCCTGCGCCTGGAGCGCGCTGGCTTTGAGTGTGCGAGTGGCCGcgaggcagcaggagcagcaggcgTACCGGGTCCAGCGGCTGCAGGCGCAGTTAGAGGAGCGCGAGGTCGCTTTCTGGTCTCTGTCCTCCCAGCTGCAGCGCCTATGCAAGGAGCGCGAAGAGGTAGCTGCGGAGCTACGATGCACACTAGCTTCCGTGCAGCAAGCAATGGCTGAGCGAGATGTGTTGCGCGGGCGACTGCCCCAGGCAGAGAGGTCTGTCCAGATATACCCACTACCTCAAGAAATCGCAGGAGCTGAACAGCCTGGGGCTGTGACATGGCCCGTGGATGTGGGAATGCAGGGCATGTCGTTTTCGGAGGCCCAGATGGCCAACCAGGCAGCTCTGCTTTACATGCCAGGATCCTCGAGCCCCTGGGCACAGGCCATGCAACCCCCTCAGCAAATGCCAGTGCCATATCCATCCCCGTTCTATGTGCCATTCCCAGTGGCATTCCCATACTCCTCACCTTTACCAGCCTCAGCAGTCAtggaagcagaagcagcagcggcagcagtaGAAACAGCAGCAGTCGCACCCCAGAGGCCTCCTCCGGTGATCTACCCACCTGTCCTGAGGGCTGCAGTGGGGGTCCAGGAGGAGATGGCTCCACTGTGTGACCAGAGGTACCATGTCCAGGAGGCGTATCCTGAGAACCTCCAGGGGGAATGTTCCCTGGGTGACAGCAGAAGCCACAGCCAAGAGGAAGGTCCTGTGTGTCCCCAGGGGATGACCTCTCTGGGGGACATCAGGAGCCACAACCAGGAAGAAGATCCAGAGAGTCCCCAGGGGACAGCCCCCTTGAGAGATAGCAGAATCTACAGCCAGAAGGAATGTCCAGTGATGCCCCAGACGTACCCCCTGGGGAAGAGCAAGAGCCACAGCCAAGAAGAAGGTGTAGAGAGGCCCAAGGGGACATCCCCCCTGGAGGGCAGCAGGAGACATCGTGTGAAAAAACGCCCAAAGAAACAGCAGGCTCAGGGGCAGAAGGCCAAGcagccaaaagggaaaaaagcctCCGAATCCCAGCACCAGGAGAAGTTGGCCTCAGGCTGCAGTTCAGTAAATTGGGACTGCCCGTGTTGTAAAGCGAAGAATTTTTCCTGGCGCAAGGCCTGCTACAAATGCAAGAAAGTTCGTGTGGCAGTTGAGAGTGAAGGCCTGGACCCAGGACAGACTCACTGA